The Henckelia pumila isolate YLH828 chromosome 2, ASM3356847v2, whole genome shotgun sequence genome includes a window with the following:
- the LOC140881043 gene encoding OVARIAN TUMOR DOMAIN-containing deubiquitinating enzyme 6-like translates to MTRILVQRGSSGSSSNQNRPSTSVPVPGPLSTSASLQEQVISSTPVAPALKDDDLVEGQDKIVLEESAESCDICDGENKEKKSENLSPRSLNPVLNENSENIANNREICRVDDSVGSGKMLKGSNEDAVTEGKTDATTGGSFQMVSRSLYPPPPPGPPPRSSSGNFNSWIYASSDSNAVRIGSSRGGAGRPGVSSVSSPTESRPSSPRSHCEGEGYNSSDEQHTCFSSSYDNAEREHQFETELRRVKGLEVRKMLEDGNCLFRAVADQVYGDSEQYDLVRQMCIDYMERERDHFSQFITEGFTTYCKRKRRNEVYGNNMEIQALSEMYNRPIHIYSYSTEPINIFHGSYNTDTPPIRLSYHRGNHYNSLVDPRRLNIGAGLGFSSLQGDNIDKDQVKAAIKAQQDQQIDNALVAEGRFYSDLELTEQEIERMVMETSRAEYLSDNKFKQLLPHKESSTSRAEPSSSAARSFSGSDAQQQEVGLKFGLPGSVQNDSLQIMLSMGFSYLQVIEAYSIFGDDVDSMVCYLIETSSSGRWKGKATK, encoded by the exons ATGACTCGTATTTTAGTCCAGCGAGGTTCTTCTGGCTCGTCATCTAACCAGAACAGACCATCAACTTCCGTCCCTGTGCCTGGTCCCTTGTCTACTTCAGCTTCACTGCAGGAGCAGGTCATTAGTTCTACACCGGTTGCTCCAGCTCTGAAAGATGATGATTTGGTGGAAGGGCAAGATAAGATTGTACTGGAAGAGTCAGCAGAGTCCTGTGACATTTGTGACGGCGAAAACAAGGAAAAGAAAAGTGAAAATCTGTCTCCACGTAGTTTGAACCCTGTTCTGAATGAAAATTCGGAAAATATTGCCAACAATCGTGAGATTTGCCGTGTTGATGATTCTGTGGGTTCTGGGAAGATGTTAAAAGGGTCCAACGAAGATGCGGTCACAGAAGGAAAAACTGATGCAACAACTGGAGGTTCTTTCCAGATGGTTTCTCGTAGTCTgtatccacctccacctcccgGCCCACCCCCGAGGTCTTCTTCTGGAAACTTTAATTCTTGGATATATGCATCTAGTGATTCAAATGCTGTGCGGATAGGCTCGTCTAGGGGAGGAGCAGGTCGGCCTGGTGTGTCAAGCGTGTCATCTCCAACTGAGTCTCGTCCATCTTCTCCTCGATCTCATTGTGAGGGTGAAGGGTATAATAGCTCTGATGAGCAGCACACATGCTTTAGTTCCTCTTATGATAATGCA GAGAGAGAGCACCAGTTTGAGACTGAATTAAGACGGGTTAAAGGGTTGGAAGTGAGAAAAATGCTGGAGGATGGAAATTGTCTTTTTCGTGCTGTTGCCGATCAAGTATATGGTGATTCTGAACAGTATGATTTGGTTAGGCAGATGTGCATTGACTACATG gaGCGAGAAAGAGATCACTTCTCTCAGTTTATCACAGAAGGTTTCACTACCTACTGTAAGAGGAAGAGAAGAAATGAG GTTTACGGAAACAATATGGAAATTCAAGCTCTGTCCGAAATGTACAATCGGCCTATCCACATATATTCTTACAGCACAG AACCCATTAACATATTCCATGGAAGCTATAATACGGACACGCCCCCAATACGGCTGAGTTACCATCGTGGAAACCACTATAACTCCCTTGTTGATCCACGTCGGCTGAACATTGGTGCTGGACTTGGATTTAGCAGTCTGCAGGGG GATAACATTGACAAGGATCAGGTCAAAGCAGCTATCAAAGCTCAGCAGGATCAACAGATTGATAAT GCACTCGTAGCAGAGGGACGCTTCTACTCAGATCTTGAGCTCACCGAACAAGAAATTGAACGAATGGTGATGGAAACTTCCAGGGCCGAGTATCTTTCAGATAACAAGTTCAAGCAACTGCTACCTCATAAGGAATCATCAACTTCTAGAGCTGAACCATCATCTTCTGCAGCTA GGTCATTCTCAGGAAGTGACGCACAGCAGCAGGAAGTGGGGCTCAAGTTTGGCTTGCCAGGCTCCGTCCAAAATGACAGCTTGCAGATTATGTTGTCTATGGGATTCAGCTATTTGCAGGTGATCGAAGCTTACAGTATTTTCGGGGATGATGTTGACTCGATGGTCTGTTACTTGATCGAAACCAGCAGCAGTGGAAGATGGAAAGGCAAGGCTACCAAATGA
- the LOC140880387 gene encoding mRNA-decapping enzyme-like protein yields MSQNGRLTPNLDEKSTKVLNLTVLQRIDPFVEEILITAAHVTFYEFNIDTSQWSRKDVEGSLFVVKRNTQPRFQFIVMNRRNTDNLVENLLGDFEYEVQVPYLLYRNASQEVNGIWFYNARECEEVANLFNRILNAYSKVPTKSKVSSSKSEFEELEAVPTLSVMDGPLEPSASTTSNFNDVPDDPSFVNFFSTAMNVGPASNAAISGQPYHSSVPVITTSRPQVVALPTIATAQAPSALSTSTPILSILDSSEANATMKRSTDLVKPSSFFGPPPSSPQLIIMPPVSSAIPTAPPLNPPTNLQRPYGVPLLQPFPPPTPPSSLTPAPLPTPNYGPTISREKVQEALQMLVQDNQFIDMVYRAVLNAHQT; encoded by the exons ATGTCTCAAAACGGGAGATTGACGCCGAATCTAGATGAGAAGAGCACCAAGGTCTTGAATCTGACGGTGCTGCAGAGAATCGATCCCTTCGTCGAGGAAATTCTCATCACTGCCGCTCACGTCACCTTCTACGAATTCAACATCGATACCAGCCAATGG AGTCGGAAGGATGTGGAAGGTTCTCTCTTTGTGGTTAAAAG GAATACTCAACCACGTTTCCAGTTTATAGTCATGAATAGGCGGAATACCG ATAATCTGGTTGAGAATCTCTTGGGAGATTTTGAGTATGAAGTGCAGGTTCCATATCTATTATATCGAAATGCTTCGCAAGAGGTAAATGGAATATGGTTTTACAATGCTCGTGAGTGTGAAGAAGTTGCAAATCTATTTAACAG GATACTCAATGCATATTCCAAGGTGCCTACGAAGTCTAAGGTTTCCTCTAGTAAAAG TGAGTTTGAAGAACTGGAAGCAGTTCCAACACTTTCTGTAATGGATGGCCCTCTAGAGCCATCAGCTTCGACCACCTCCAATTTTAATGATGTCCCTGATGATCCTTCCTTTGTAAACTTCTTCAGT ACTGCTATGAATGTTGGACCCGCTTCAAATGCAGCAATATCTGGGCAGCCATACCATTCCTCAGTACCTGTGATTACTACCTCTCGTCCACAAGTTGTTGCTCTGCCCACTATAGCAACTGCTCAGGCTCCCTCTGCCTTGTCTACTTCTACTCCTATATTGTCGATTCTGGACTCGTCTGAAGCCAATGCCACAATGAAGCGTTCAACCGACCTCGTGAAGCCATCATCATTTTTTGGCCCACCACCTTCTTCTCCTCAACTTATTATCATGCCTCCGGTTTCTTCAGCTATACCTACTGCACCTCCATTGAATCCCCCTACTAATCTACAACGACCTTATGGGGTGCCTCTACTCCAGCCATTTCCACCACCAACTCCACCGTCGTCCCTGACTCCAGCTCCTCTTCCTACACCAAATTATGGGCCTACTATAAGCAGAGAAAAAGTCCAGGAAGCACTTCAAATGCTTGTTCAG GACAATCAATTTATAGACATGGTTTACCGAGCAGTGCTGAATGCTCATCAGACATGA
- the LOC140883664 gene encoding casparian strip membrane protein 3-like: MADSSKRAEETAIHMPAPPESKSKKHATYTSITKATDPPHVRRGWGRGVAIFDFILRICALVAALAAATTMGTTDQTLPFFTQFLQFQAQYNDFPTFTFFVVANAIAAGYLVLSMPFSIVGIVRPHARGVKLLLIIFDTLLVTFTTSAASAAAAIVYLAHNGNSNSNWLAVCQQFNNFCQRVSGAVVASFIASVIFIFLVLLSAVALSRS, from the exons ATGGCGGATTCGAGCAAGAGAGCCGAGGAAACAGCAATCCACATGCCAGCTCCTCCTGAATCCAAGTCCAAAAAACATGCTACTTACACCTCCATAACCAAGGCAACAGATCCTCCACATGTACGACGAGGATGGGGGAGAGGAGTTGCCATTTTCGACTTCATACTGAGGATCTGTGCTCTTGTTGCCGCGCTGGCTGCGGCCACCACCATGGGAACCACCGATCAAACTCTCCCTTTCTTCACTCAGTTCCTTCAGTTCCAAGCCCAATATAATGACTTCCCCACTTTCAC GTTTTTTGTGGTGGCAAATGCGATCGCTGCTGGATATTTGGTGTTGTCTATGCCTTTCTCCATTGTGGGCATTGTTCGGCCTCATGCAAGAGGAGTGAAGCTTCTCCTTATCATATTTGACACA CTGCTGGTGACTTTTACAACGTCGGCGGCCTCCGCAGCTGCGGCCATTGTGTACCTAGCTCACAACGGGAATTCCAACAGCAACTGGCTTGCTGTCTGCCAACAGTTCAACAACTTCTGCCAGCGTGTTAGCGGAGCCGTGGTGGCTTCGTTTATCGCCTCCGTCATCTTCATATTCCTGGTGTTGCTCTCTGCTGTGGCTCTTAGCAGAAGCTGA
- the LOC140878566 gene encoding uncharacterized protein, with protein sequence MRGDAASWWEGAVRGVHLPTLTWAEFRRIFYAKYFTEDVRSRMIREFMSLRQGDRSVVEYISQFERGCRFVPMIAESPQEKLRQFVEGLRAEIRHDVRMADVFTYESAVSRALRSEEGRRAIQLEQQGKRQFQAAYQRPSSQPPAKKQYTGPAKGPNQQQRPQQQQRGGAPNAMAHPTCPKCQKMHSGPCLLGAGVCFHCREPGHQIANCPRKKNTAGRVFVMQAEEVDPDTSLITGEYVEDDIVPTGGEDV encoded by the exons atgcgaggcgatgcagcctcaTGGTGGGAGGGGGCAGTtagaggagtccatctaccgactctgacatgggctgagtttaggcgtatcttctacgccaaatatttcactgaggacgtgcgcagccgcatgatccgggagttcatgagtctccgccaGGGGGACAGATCAGTGGTGGAGTACAtcagccagtttgagaggggctgtcgtttcgtgcccatgattgctgagagtccgcaggagaagctgcgacagtttgttgagggcctgaGGGCAGAGATCAGGCACGATGTACGCATGGCAGACGtttttacatatgagtctgcagtcagccgggctttgcgttctgaggagggtcgAAGAGCGATCCAGctagagcagcaggggaagaggcagtttcaggctgcatatcagcgaccatcttcgcagccacctgcgaagaagcagtatacagggccggctaagggcccgaatcagcagcagaggccgcagcagcagcagaggggcggggcccctaatgctatgGCTCATcccacttgcccgaagtgccagaagatgcattcgggaccttgcctattgggagcaggagtttgcttccactgcagagagccggggcatcagattgctaactgtcccaggaagaagaacaccgctggtagggtgttcgtgatgcaggctgaggaggtcgatccagacacctccttgatcaccg gtgagtacgttgaggatgacattgtacccaccggaggcgaggacgtatga
- the LOC140881044 gene encoding capsanthin/capsorubin synthase, chromoplastic-like, translating to METLLSASPLPLVPFLRPNSSFGSPFFFHKISKTHARNDRQLCQSSKFSSFLDLEPISKPETLDLDVPWFDPTVRRPIFDVIIIGAGPAGLRLAELVSSRGIKVCCIDPSPLSMWPNNYGVWVDEFESLGLEDCLDKTWPMTRVYVNDHKSKYLDRAYGRVGRKELKFRLLSGCVTNGVKFHKAKVWKVENEEFESSVACDDGSELKASLIVDASGFTSSFIEYDKPRNQGYQIAHGILAEVDHHPFDLDKMVLMDWRDSHLGNEPYLRASNSRFPTFLYVMPFDSNLVFLEETSLVSRPVLSYMEVKKRMVARLRHLGIQVRTVIEDEKCLIPMGGPLPQIPQSVMAIGGNSGMVHPATGYTVAQTMALAPMLADVISECLGSTRMIRGTQLYHRTWNGLWPVERRCTRECYNFGMETLLKLDLNGNRRFFDAFFELDPHYWHGFLSARLSLGELIKLGFSLFNSASNPSKWDLVTKCPAPLVKMMGSMALDTI from the coding sequence ATGGAAACTCTTCTCAGCGCATCTCCACTTCCTTTAGTTCCTTTTTTAAGGCCAAATTCATCATTCGGCTCTCCGTTTTTTTTCCATAAGATTTCTAAAACCCATGCAAGAAACGATCGTCAACTATGCCAAAGCAGCAAATTTTCTAGTTTTCTTGACTTGGAGCCGATATCCAAGCCTGAAACTTTAGACCTCGACGTCCCGTGGTTTGATCCTACCGTCAGGCGGCCTATCTTCGATGTGATCATAATAGGCGCCGGCCCAGCTGGTTTGCGGCTCGCTGAGCTGGTGTCCAGTCGTGGAATTAAGGTATGTTGTATTGATCCTTCCCCCCTTTCTATGTGGCCGAATAACTATGGTGTTTGGGTTGATGAATTCGAAAGTTTGGGGCTTGAAGATTGTTTGGATAAAACATGGCCAATGACTCGTGTTTATGTTAATGATCACAAGTCTAAGTATTTGGACCGCGCCTATGGTAGAGTCGGTCGGAAGGAGCTGAAATTCAGGTTGTTGTCTGGTTGCGTTACAAATGGTGTCAAATTTCATAAAGCCAAGGTTTGGAAGGTGGAGAATGAGGAATTTGAGTCCAGTGTTGCTTGTGATGATGGCTCCGAGTTAAAAGcaagcttaattgttgatgctaGTGGCTTTACGAGTAGTTTTATAGAGTATGACAAGCCAAGAAACCAAGGTTATCAGATTGCTCATGGTATTTTGGCTGAAGTTGATCATCATCCATTTGATTTGGATAAGATGGTTTTAATGGATTGGAGGGATTCCCACCTTGGAAATGAGCCATACTTGCGTGCTAGCAATTCAAGGTTTCCAACTTTCTTGTATGTCATGCCTTTTGATTCAAACTTGGTATTCCTTGAGGAGACTTCCCTTGTTAGCCGGCCTGTGTTATCATACATGGAGGTGAAGAAACGAATGGTGGCGAGGCTGAGACATTTAGGCATACAAGTGAGGACTGTGATTGAGGATGAGAAGTGCTTGATCCCAATGGGTGGGCCTCTTCCACAGATTCCTCAGAGTGTGATGGCCATTGGTGGGAATTCAGGGATGGTGCATCCTGCAACTGGCTACACAGTGGCTCAGACAATGGCCCTCGCCCCCATGTTAGCAGATGTTATTTCCGAGTGCCTTGGTTCGACTAGAATGATAAGAGGGACACAGCTGTATCATAGAACGTGGAATGGGTTGTGGCCTGTGGAGAGGAGATGCACCAGGGAGTGCTATAATTTTGGTATGGAGACTTTATTGAAGCTTGATTTGAATGGGAATCGTAGATTTTTTGATGCTTTCTTTGAGCTTGATCCTCACTACTGGCATGGATTCCTCTCCGCAAGATTATCGCTTGGAGAGCTTATCAAGTTGGGTTTCTCCCTCTTTAATAGTGCCTCAAATCCTTCAAAATGGGACTTAGTAACGAAGTGCCCTGCGCCATTGGTGAAAATGATGGGCAGCATGGCCCTTGATACCATTTGA